Proteins found in one Opitutaceae bacterium genomic segment:
- the nusA gene encoding transcription termination factor NusA, whose product MSSEILSVLEYMEKEKGIGRADMIAAIVNAIKTAAQKGVNSGQELKIEISPRNGQLKAWSVMKVVDSVSNPKTEIHVEKAQALKPGAVIGELVEKEIDPATLGRIAAQTARQAVMQRLRQFEKDRIYDDFKDMVGNIVTGTVRRKERNDIIIDLGKAEAMLPGKEQVPGEEYQAGDRIRCLLMSIDSTPRGPEIILSRASGKFVRRLFEVEVAEIADGTVKIEAFAREPGYRTKIAVSTSDSKVDPVGACVGARGARVKTIVRELNGEKIDIINYFSDPKQMVLEALKPSVPKEIHIDEKNRRILLKVDTENLAVAIGRKGQNARLTSRLIGWRLDIEEYKVTTTDPREQAILALARSLDVDRALAERLVAKGMNSAAVLEMVELSDLTEAGFSAEEAELIVSRSKK is encoded by the coding sequence ATGAGCAGCGAAATTCTGTCCGTTCTCGAATACATGGAGAAAGAGAAGGGCATTGGCCGCGCCGACATGATTGCGGCGATTGTCAATGCCATCAAGACTGCCGCCCAGAAGGGCGTTAACTCGGGTCAGGAGTTGAAAATCGAAATCTCCCCGCGCAACGGCCAGCTGAAGGCCTGGTCCGTGATGAAGGTGGTGGACTCCGTGAGCAACCCAAAGACGGAGATCCATGTCGAGAAGGCCCAGGCACTCAAGCCGGGGGCAGTGATTGGTGAACTCGTCGAAAAGGAAATTGATCCGGCTACATTGGGCCGAATCGCCGCCCAGACGGCGCGCCAAGCCGTAATGCAACGTCTCCGCCAGTTCGAGAAGGACCGCATCTACGATGACTTCAAGGACATGGTCGGCAACATCGTGACCGGCACGGTCCGCCGCAAAGAGCGCAACGACATCATTATCGACCTCGGCAAAGCGGAGGCGATGCTTCCCGGCAAAGAGCAGGTACCGGGTGAAGAGTATCAGGCGGGCGACCGCATTCGCTGCCTGTTGATGTCCATCGATTCCACCCCCCGCGGCCCGGAGATCATCCTTAGCCGCGCCAGCGGCAAGTTCGTCCGCCGCCTGTTTGAAGTGGAAGTGGCGGAGATCGCTGATGGCACCGTCAAAATCGAGGCGTTCGCCCGTGAGCCGGGATATCGCACCAAGATTGCGGTCTCCACCTCCGATTCGAAGGTGGACCCGGTTGGCGCCTGCGTGGGGGCCCGTGGTGCCCGTGTGAAGACGATCGTTCGCGAGCTCAACGGCGAGAAGATCGACATTATCAACTACTTTTCGGATCCGAAGCAGATGGTGCTGGAAGCCCTGAAACCGTCGGTGCCGAAGGAAATCCATATTGATGAGAAGAACCGTCGTATCCTGCTCAAGGTGGATACGGAGAACCTCGCGGTGGCGATCGGGCGCAAAGGCCAGAACGCACGCCTGACTTCCCGCCTCATTGGCTGGCGCCTGGACATCGAGGAGTACAAGGTGACGACGACCGACCCGCGCGAACAAGCGATTCTCGCCCTCGCCCGCAGCCTCGATGTCGACCGTGCTCTCGCCGAGCGCCTCGTCGCGAAGGGCATGAACTCAGCCGCTGTCCTTGAAATGGTTGAACTTTCCGACCTTACGGAGGCAGGGTTCTCTGCAGAAGAAGCCGAGCTGATTGTCTCGCGCAGCAAGAAGTAA
- a CDS encoding ABC transporter permease, whose protein sequence is MLSSIRHAVRSLIATPSFTLIAICTLALGVGVNSAMFSLVNELLFTTTPYPEAKRVVQLFGSTPNAELLPFSHTEFREARDHATSFKSISLYRGDMEIITIGNQAPDQVQGAMSDAQLFTVLGMQPILGRAFTEEESGKLNSEVVLITEGYWRRAFGAREDVLNSTIQMSGRPYTIIGILPDNFFSTFIFGEAEYLKPVALNPDMMKNRDYRIFGILARLSDGLTRQTAAAQLQPLAERWRHDTPRYYENYRVRVEIAGRLVDKGNTTIVGLMMVLGFAILVIACTNLANLQLARATARMKELAIRSALGANRLALIRYQMVESIVLSFVGAAVGLLLAVWLNDLIGSNIRIGLKSTLNIRLDTTVLLFTGICAVFTAVAFGLLPAWLASRADINDALKSQSRGSTGGKASRRIRAGLVVAQVALAFTLLTVATYMVVTVTIELNTPPNWDADKVVTANTQIDETIHTTGEAKVAIYDALRRRLSQIPGVESVTLSSGLPVPISGGQTKTVLSDSMDVTAKDLPTTQSYLVVPTHFQTLGIQFIEGTNFPENTKEKDPQKVIVSETLAKHLWPGQSALGKRMGERNEKGEIEWREVIGVVKDADMAASVFNGNNKNKGQCYLNFVHTPWGFLNIALRSSQPAGLGNDLRRAVADVNPAMPVRMVFTLEEMKLFTLHNIYIVNGILVGFAILGLALASIGLYGIIADNVQQRLNEFGIRLALGAQPVDILKLVLRSGMILIGIGLTVGGLLTFVILQQLEAQFPAPASYHQLPWTLGALGAIVGVAFLSIWFPARTATTADPMVALRAD, encoded by the coding sequence ATGCTCTCCTCAATAAGACACGCGGTGCGGTCATTGATCGCCACACCGTCCTTCACGCTCATCGCCATTTGCACCCTCGCCCTCGGCGTCGGTGTGAACTCAGCAATGTTCAGCCTCGTGAACGAACTGCTGTTCACGACCACGCCCTATCCGGAGGCAAAACGAGTCGTTCAATTGTTCGGAAGCACGCCGAACGCAGAGCTCCTCCCTTTCTCCCACACCGAGTTTCGCGAGGCGCGAGACCACGCGACAAGCTTCAAGTCGATCAGCCTCTATCGAGGCGACATGGAGATTATCACCATCGGCAACCAGGCCCCCGACCAGGTTCAAGGTGCGATGTCGGACGCTCAGCTTTTCACGGTCCTCGGCATGCAGCCCATCCTCGGTCGCGCCTTCACGGAGGAGGAGTCAGGCAAGCTCAATAGCGAGGTCGTGCTCATCACGGAAGGGTATTGGCGCCGTGCCTTCGGCGCTCGAGAAGACGTGCTAAACAGCACGATCCAGATGTCCGGTCGTCCTTACACGATCATCGGCATTCTTCCCGACAACTTCTTCAGCACGTTCATTTTCGGCGAGGCGGAATACCTGAAACCGGTCGCACTTAATCCCGACATGATGAAGAACCGCGACTACCGGATTTTCGGCATACTCGCGCGCCTTTCCGACGGACTTACGCGTCAGACGGCAGCTGCACAACTCCAGCCCCTTGCGGAACGGTGGCGCCACGACACCCCGCGCTATTATGAAAATTACCGCGTGCGGGTGGAGATTGCCGGACGTCTTGTCGACAAAGGCAACACGACGATCGTGGGCCTGATGATGGTCCTGGGGTTTGCGATCCTGGTCATTGCATGCACCAACTTGGCCAATCTCCAACTGGCCCGCGCCACCGCGCGAATGAAGGAACTGGCGATCCGGTCGGCGCTGGGTGCAAACAGGCTGGCTTTGATCCGCTACCAGATGGTGGAGTCGATCGTCCTGTCCTTCGTCGGTGCCGCGGTGGGCCTGCTCCTCGCCGTCTGGCTCAATGACCTGATCGGCTCCAACATTCGCATCGGTCTCAAATCGACGCTCAATATACGACTCGATACCACGGTTCTCCTCTTCACGGGCATTTGCGCCGTCTTCACCGCAGTGGCATTCGGCCTGTTGCCTGCCTGGCTGGCTTCCCGCGCGGACATCAATGATGCGCTCAAGAGCCAGTCGCGCGGAAGTACCGGAGGCAAGGCAAGCCGTCGAATTCGTGCCGGGCTTGTCGTGGCACAGGTTGCACTCGCCTTCACCCTCCTGACTGTCGCCACTTACATGGTCGTCACGGTCACCATCGAACTCAACACGCCTCCGAATTGGGACGCTGACAAAGTGGTCACCGCCAACACCCAGATCGATGAGACAATTCACACCACGGGTGAGGCAAAGGTGGCGATCTATGACGCGCTTCGCCGTCGCCTCTCTCAGATCCCCGGAGTGGAATCGGTCACGCTCTCGTCGGGCCTGCCTGTTCCCATCAGTGGCGGACAAACGAAGACAGTCCTCAGCGACTCGATGGATGTGACGGCCAAGGACCTGCCGACAACCCAGAGCTACCTGGTGGTTCCGACGCACTTCCAGACCCTCGGCATCCAGTTCATCGAGGGAACGAACTTCCCTGAAAATACCAAGGAAAAGGATCCGCAAAAGGTGATCGTCAGTGAAACCTTGGCAAAACACCTCTGGCCGGGTCAGTCGGCGCTCGGCAAGCGCATGGGCGAACGCAACGAGAAGGGCGAGATCGAGTGGCGCGAGGTGATCGGTGTCGTGAAAGATGCAGACATGGCTGCCTCCGTCTTCAATGGAAACAACAAGAACAAGGGGCAGTGTTATCTCAACTTCGTCCACACACCGTGGGGCTTTCTGAATATTGCCCTCAGGTCCAGTCAGCCGGCCGGCCTCGGCAACGATCTCAGGCGTGCCGTGGCCGACGTGAATCCCGCGATGCCGGTTCGCATGGTCTTCACGCTCGAGGAGATGAAGCTCTTCACGCTCCACAATATCTACATCGTCAACGGCATCCTCGTTGGCTTCGCCATCCTCGGCCTCGCACTGGCCTCTATCGGTCTCTACGGAATCATCGCCGACAATGTCCAGCAAAGGCTGAATGAATTCGGAATCCGGCTCGCACTCGGCGCACAGCCGGTCGACATCCTCAAGCTGGTGCTGCGCTCTGGCATGATTCTAATTGGAATCGGGCTTACCGTTGGTGGACTACTGACGTTTGTGATCCTCCAGCAGTTGGAGGCGCAATTCCCGGCGCCTGCCTCCTATCACCAGCTGCCCTGGACCCTTGGGGCTCTCGGGGCGATCGTCGGAGTTGCCTTCCTGAGTATCTGGTTCCCGGCACGCACGGCCACGACCGCTGATCCCATGGTCGCCCTCAGGGCCGATTGA
- the truB gene encoding tRNA pseudouridine(55) synthase TruB — protein MVVPQKELEGVLLVDKPTEHTSHDVIARLRGILHMRRIGHAGTLDPMATGVLVVLVGKATKASQYLMSLDKEYTGTIKLGSVTNTQDAEGEVLETRPVKDFSSSELAETAKAFLGDQYQTPPMFSAVKIDGVPLYKHARQGEEVEREPRFIRVSTFELGRVALPEIDFRLQCSKGTYVRTIAHDFGQKLGCGAHLSSLRRTASGKFRVEQCHTLEQIQALGSTGVGRILLPVHQVVPSFAL, from the coding sequence ATGGTGGTCCCTCAGAAAGAACTTGAGGGGGTGCTGCTGGTCGACAAGCCGACCGAACACACCTCCCACGACGTCATTGCCCGCTTGCGCGGGATTTTGCACATGAGACGGATCGGCCATGCCGGTACGCTTGATCCGATGGCAACCGGGGTGCTGGTCGTATTGGTGGGGAAAGCCACAAAGGCGTCCCAGTATCTGATGAGCCTCGACAAGGAATACACGGGCACAATCAAACTTGGCTCGGTGACAAACACCCAGGATGCGGAGGGCGAGGTGCTCGAGACCCGCCCGGTGAAGGACTTCTCTTCGTCGGAACTGGCCGAAACCGCGAAGGCGTTTCTCGGTGATCAGTATCAGACGCCGCCGATGTTCTCTGCGGTGAAAATTGATGGCGTGCCCCTCTACAAGCACGCGCGGCAGGGTGAAGAGGTTGAACGCGAACCCCGGTTCATCCGCGTTTCCACCTTCGAACTCGGCCGGGTGGCACTGCCGGAGATCGACTTTCGCCTGCAATGCTCGAAAGGCACCTATGTGCGCACCATTGCCCATGACTTTGGTCAAAAACTCGGATGCGGGGCGCACCTCTCTTCGCTTCGACGCACTGCTTCCGGAAAATTCCGAGTCGAGCAGTGCCATACGTTAGAGCAGATCCAGGCATTGGGTTCGACCGGGGTCGGACGCATTCTGTTACCCGTGCACCAAGTGGTCCCAAGTTTTGCCCTGTGA
- the ribF gene encoding riboflavin biosynthesis protein RibF produces the protein MIEFKSFESLAVLTLPSKAVHLAIGMFDGVHLGHQAVIDTAVQSARRAGALAGVLTFWPHPSAMFRPNERTRMITSAEERIRRLSEAGVDFVVTEPFTPEFAAIEAGEFVSYLKRYLRRLQTIYVGENWRFGKGRTGDVSLLIKLARAQSLSVVSSQRINFNGEPVSSTRIRSCLEAGAIEEANDLLGYPYASCGVVSAGRRIGREIGFPTLNLKWDPDLRPKLGVYAVRATSAGQSRLGVANYGVRPTVESGAEPRLEVHLFEDCPWRAGDALCVEWLKFLRAEQKFAGLDELKGQIALDRANAAAFFAGKNSS, from the coding sequence GTGATCGAGTTCAAATCCTTTGAATCCCTGGCTGTGCTGACCCTGCCCTCGAAGGCAGTGCACCTCGCGATTGGAATGTTCGATGGTGTTCATCTTGGGCATCAGGCGGTGATCGACACCGCTGTTCAGTCTGCGAGACGTGCAGGCGCGCTTGCGGGTGTGTTGACCTTCTGGCCGCATCCGAGCGCGATGTTCAGGCCCAACGAGCGGACCCGAATGATCACCTCGGCGGAAGAGCGCATCCGACGCCTGTCCGAGGCTGGTGTGGACTTTGTGGTCACGGAGCCGTTCACGCCGGAGTTTGCGGCGATCGAGGCGGGCGAGTTCGTCTCCTACCTCAAGCGATACCTGCGGAGGTTGCAGACCATTTACGTTGGGGAGAACTGGCGCTTCGGCAAGGGTAGGACAGGGGATGTCTCGTTGCTCATCAAGTTGGCGCGCGCCCAAAGCCTTTCCGTGGTGAGTTCTCAACGCATCAACTTCAACGGTGAGCCTGTTAGCTCGACTCGTATTCGCAGTTGCCTCGAAGCCGGCGCGATCGAGGAGGCGAATGATCTGCTGGGATACCCATATGCGAGCTGCGGTGTGGTGAGCGCCGGCAGGCGTATCGGACGGGAGATCGGTTTTCCCACGCTGAACCTCAAGTGGGACCCTGACCTCAGGCCGAAACTGGGGGTTTACGCCGTGCGCGCGACCTCGGCGGGACAGTCGCGTCTTGGAGTGGCGAATTACGGGGTGCGACCGACCGTGGAGTCGGGGGCTGAGCCGCGGCTGGAAGTGCACCTTTTTGAGGATTGCCCGTGGCGCGCGGGGGATGCGCTCTGTGTGGAGTGGCTAAAGTTTCTCCGTGCGGAGCAAAAGTTTGCGGGACTTGATGAACTCAAGGGGCAAATTGCGCTCGACCGGGCGAATGCGGCAGCGTTCTTTGCAGGCAAAAATTCCAGTTAA
- a CDS encoding TolC family protein: MHKTLSLLSFAAVSSIAFSEPLTLRQAIEKALAQNQAVAISGYSREIAAGNLTAARGLYDPLLSFERSQSSDRTPIAPGAPGSANWQDDYRLALSGNTPWGATYSVSASAATFRGPAYHDSQYTSANTALSVKQPLLRGFGFGSGMELLRLAKADKRIADWQYELSVIDTITDVVSLYSDVLETRELLRISEGYRDAVRQLGTDHERRLEIGALAEADVANAQSRAAQTEESVQFARQTALDAEKRFLRLLGEPIDTEVPLELAPLPLPDELKLDVHADLVRAIATRPDVLAARQGLVKAKTIQAARRMDLLPRVDLVGSIGYGDLDLNYAKARDSVLDRENRLYSAGVVVSVPLTHATERGRHRAAKAAVRLREEEISALEADVAVTIDRIARFIETARDRVLTLERAEKLARRSVDAEEKRFRAGTGNTFFVLQQQGELAGVESNLTRARGDLIRARAFYDRETVRTLERFGVTLTK, translated from the coding sequence ATGCACAAGACGCTGTCCCTCCTCTCGTTCGCCGCAGTTTCCTCGATCGCCTTTTCGGAGCCACTGACGCTCCGGCAGGCGATCGAGAAGGCCCTCGCGCAGAACCAGGCCGTCGCAATCAGCGGGTACTCCCGCGAAATCGCGGCTGGAAACCTCACGGCCGCCCGCGGCCTGTATGACCCGCTGCTGAGCTTCGAGCGCTCGCAGTCGTCGGACAGGACCCCGATCGCACCGGGAGCACCGGGTTCCGCGAACTGGCAGGACGACTACCGTCTTGCGCTGTCGGGCAACACGCCCTGGGGCGCAACCTACTCGGTTTCCGCAAGTGCAGCCACCTTTCGCGGACCTGCGTATCACGATTCCCAATACACCTCGGCGAACACCGCGTTAAGCGTCAAACAGCCCCTCCTCAGGGGCTTTGGGTTCGGCAGTGGGATGGAATTGCTTCGCCTTGCCAAGGCCGACAAGCGCATTGCCGATTGGCAGTACGAACTGTCGGTGATCGACACGATCACCGACGTCGTCTCGCTCTACAGTGACGTCCTGGAGACGCGCGAACTTCTCCGCATCAGCGAGGGTTACCGCGATGCGGTCCGTCAGCTCGGCACCGATCACGAACGCAGGCTCGAGATCGGTGCCCTGGCCGAGGCGGATGTGGCAAACGCCCAATCGCGTGCGGCACAGACCGAGGAATCGGTACAGTTCGCACGCCAAACCGCACTTGATGCCGAGAAAAGATTCCTGCGCCTACTTGGGGAACCCATCGACACCGAAGTCCCGCTTGAACTTGCTCCCCTGCCCCTTCCCGATGAGCTGAAGCTGGACGTGCACGCGGACCTGGTCCGGGCAATCGCCACGAGGCCCGACGTTCTGGCGGCGCGCCAGGGCCTTGTGAAGGCGAAGACAATCCAGGCCGCCCGGCGCATGGATCTCCTGCCCCGCGTCGATCTTGTGGGATCGATAGGCTACGGCGACCTCGACTTGAACTACGCCAAGGCGCGCGACTCCGTGCTCGACCGCGAGAACCGGCTCTACTCGGCCGGAGTCGTCGTCTCCGTGCCACTCACACATGCCACGGAAAGAGGCCGCCACCGTGCGGCAAAGGCGGCCGTGCGACTCCGGGAGGAGGAGATCTCGGCCCTCGAGGCGGATGTCGCCGTGACGATCGATCGGATCGCCCGCTTTATCGAAACGGCCCGTGACCGTGTGCTCACCTTGGAAAGGGCTGAGAAGTTGGCTCGTCGCTCGGTGGATGCTGAGGAAAAGCGCTTCCGCGCCGGAACCGGCAACACCTTCTTCGTTCTCCAGCAACAGGGAGAATTGGCGGGAGTGGAAAGCAACCTGACCCGCGCGAGAGGCGACCTCATCCGCGCGCGGGCCTTTTATGATCGGGAGACGGTGCGTACGCTGGAGCGGTTCGGCGTGACCCTGACGAAGTAA
- the rbfA gene encoding 30S ribosome-binding factor RbfA, whose translation MSNRTLRVNELIQRELSAILRKNYQAEAAAITISAVDVAPDLRDGLVWIAVLGDTTVAEEKLRWLKKRHNEIREELGRRIVLKYMPKFTFRLDQTTARGNRVLSILDEIGGSPTPGDEEEEKRS comes from the coding sequence ATGTCCAACCGCACCCTACGAGTCAACGAGCTGATCCAGCGTGAGCTGAGCGCGATCCTCCGCAAGAATTACCAGGCGGAGGCCGCTGCCATCACGATCAGTGCCGTGGACGTGGCTCCGGACCTTCGTGATGGGCTCGTATGGATCGCTGTGCTCGGCGACACCACAGTCGCCGAGGAAAAGCTCCGCTGGCTGAAGAAGCGACACAACGAGATCCGTGAGGAGCTGGGCCGGAGGATCGTGCTGAAATACATGCCGAAGTTCACTTTCCGGCTCGACCAGACCACGGCGCGCGGCAATCGCGTGCTCAGCATCCTCGACGAGATTGGCGGGTCGCCGACCCCCGGTGACGAGGAGGAGGAGAAGCGTTCGTGA
- a CDS encoding DHH family phosphoesterase encodes MLYYPQFQERFRTFLSAVGSKPVAVIGHARPDGDCIGSQVALARALRARGNPVVCVNADAVPRRLQYLVDDLHFRRPDQLPTDEAWIPVYVDCADQARAGEKARIRFPKAFANFDHHLSNDNFGEHNFVEATAAAACEILAGLLLDASLAVDAVTAKALFAGIMTDTGQFRFQATTEHTFRLTAELVARGARPAEAGGEIYERESLGKLQLLQRFLASLTLECGGRVCIGVLPEGVYTETGTNIEDAEGLVDYARAIDGVEIGVLLEERNGAVKGSLRAKDQVYRVDQLAALFGGGGHACAAGLNVKGVKASEVRDRLLAALPEFLAKAGV; translated from the coding sequence GTGCTTTACTATCCCCAGTTTCAGGAGCGCTTCAGGACCTTCCTGAGCGCAGTTGGCAGTAAGCCCGTGGCGGTCATTGGTCATGCGCGCCCGGATGGCGATTGCATCGGCTCCCAGGTGGCGCTCGCCCGCGCGCTTCGGGCCCGCGGAAATCCGGTCGTGTGCGTGAATGCCGATGCAGTGCCCAGGCGCTTGCAATACCTGGTCGACGATTTGCATTTCCGGCGCCCCGACCAGCTTCCGACGGACGAGGCGTGGATCCCCGTTTACGTGGACTGTGCCGACCAGGCAAGGGCGGGAGAAAAGGCGCGAATCCGCTTTCCAAAGGCGTTCGCGAACTTTGACCATCACCTTTCGAACGACAATTTCGGCGAGCACAACTTCGTCGAGGCGACGGCCGCGGCTGCATGCGAGATCCTGGCCGGCTTGTTGCTCGATGCTTCGCTCGCTGTGGATGCCGTGACCGCGAAGGCGCTATTTGCCGGTATCATGACTGACACGGGTCAGTTCCGATTCCAAGCCACGACCGAGCACACGTTCAGGCTCACTGCCGAGCTTGTGGCGCGTGGCGCGAGGCCTGCGGAAGCCGGCGGCGAGATCTACGAACGGGAGTCGCTCGGGAAGTTGCAACTCCTCCAACGCTTCCTCGCGTCGTTGACGCTCGAATGCGGTGGCCGCGTTTGCATCGGAGTGCTTCCCGAAGGCGTGTACACGGAGACGGGCACCAACATAGAAGATGCGGAAGGCCTCGTCGATTACGCGCGGGCCATTGATGGCGTTGAGATCGGCGTCCTGCTCGAGGAGCGCAATGGCGCGGTGAAAGGCAGCCTTCGTGCGAAAGACCAAGTTTATCGGGTGGACCAACTGGCGGCCTTGTTTGGCGGCGGCGGTCACGCCTGTGCGGCGGGCCTCAATGTGAAAGGTGTCAAGGCCTCGGAGGTGCGGGATCGGTTGCTGGCGGCGCTTCCGGAGTTCCTGGCGAAGGCAGGGGTGTGA
- the infB gene encoding translation initiation factor IF-2: MSIRIHELAKKIGMDNKQLLSLLKERHYDVKSVSSTIDNISAEALEQEFKGKFKVDSAADVPVAAEPVPAPAPSVAAPQPRVKSAEEVAKEREQAAREKAAPTVPPIPPRPSAPPAPAAPAAPAAVSAPRPVPPPPAPVSRPAAPPPLPTPVVRVSTPPAAPQPVSAPKPVGAPLMPVRAPVSQPPAPMASPRPVSAPVIPPPLPPRVPTPPAPPPVASAPRPLPPAVPGAAPTATVSVASVPGVPGELRIVNLKPPIVVRDFATALGLKPFKLISELMEMGIFASMNQNIDEAVAIKVAEKHGVLLEIKHRGDAAAQQAAKEKEKEKKKPEEDEAKNLAPRPPVVCILGHVDHGKTSLLDAIRKANVAAGEAGGITQHIGAYQIEFNNRRITFLDTPGHAAFTKMRARGASVTDVAVLVVAADDGFMPQTDEALKHAQNAKVSLIVAVNKMDVKGANLDQVKAQMQQRGIAPEDWGGEVITVPVSAIKGTGINDLLEMVLLQADVLELRANPKAEASGVVIESQVDVGRGPLATLLVQRGTLRVGDALVCGSHWCKVRAMFDDKGQNIKEALPSTPVRVIGWSGTPDSGATFKAVKNAREAENLADEEQMKLKKVATTTAAAPKEVSVESLFANIAATQQKVLKLIIKTDVFGSSEAVRHVLEGIKSSKVSVDIVSTDVGLVTKNDVLMASTGSAVIIGFNTKLENGVTPLAKHHGVRIETFDIIYELGDKVREMMADLLDPELKEVKLGAAEVRATFPLAKGFVAGCLVTEGKVTRNASARVRRGREIVTEGKVATLKRFKDDANEVRAGLECGIKLDDYNGYQSGDIIECFEIQKVRAAL, from the coding sequence ATGAGCATCCGCATCCACGAACTCGCCAAGAAGATCGGCATGGACAACAAGCAGTTGTTGTCCTTGCTCAAGGAGCGCCATTACGACGTTAAGAGCGTATCCAGCACGATCGATAACATCTCGGCCGAGGCGCTGGAGCAGGAGTTCAAGGGCAAGTTCAAGGTGGATTCAGCGGCCGATGTTCCAGTCGCTGCCGAACCCGTCCCGGCACCTGCACCGTCGGTTGCCGCTCCCCAGCCCCGCGTGAAGTCGGCGGAGGAAGTGGCTAAAGAGCGTGAGCAGGCTGCACGTGAGAAGGCGGCACCAACCGTACCTCCGATTCCGCCGCGTCCCAGTGCACCGCCGGCTCCCGCGGCACCTGCGGCGCCCGCGGCTGTTTCCGCCCCCCGCCCGGTTCCACCGCCCCCGGCGCCGGTTTCGCGTCCGGCTGCACCGCCACCGCTCCCCACGCCTGTTGTCCGAGTGAGTACTCCCCCCGCGGCTCCGCAACCGGTGTCGGCGCCCAAGCCTGTGGGAGCTCCCCTCATGCCCGTCCGCGCTCCTGTGTCACAGCCCCCGGCGCCAATGGCTTCACCGCGACCCGTTTCGGCGCCTGTCATCCCGCCGCCGCTCCCCCCGCGTGTACCGACTCCGCCAGCCCCGCCTCCAGTCGCTTCCGCTCCGCGTCCGCTTCCTCCCGCGGTGCCAGGCGCTGCGCCTACCGCGACAGTGAGTGTCGCGTCGGTCCCCGGCGTGCCGGGAGAGCTGCGCATCGTCAATCTCAAGCCGCCGATTGTCGTCCGCGACTTTGCAACCGCTCTCGGTCTCAAACCCTTCAAACTCATCTCGGAATTGATGGAGATGGGGATCTTCGCATCGATGAACCAAAACATCGACGAGGCGGTCGCCATCAAGGTTGCCGAAAAGCACGGTGTGCTTCTTGAGATCAAGCACCGTGGCGATGCCGCCGCACAGCAGGCGGCCAAGGAGAAGGAGAAGGAAAAGAAGAAGCCGGAGGAGGATGAAGCGAAGAATCTCGCTCCCCGCCCGCCCGTGGTGTGCATCCTGGGCCACGTCGACCATGGCAAGACCTCCCTGCTTGACGCCATTCGCAAGGCTAACGTGGCCGCAGGCGAAGCCGGCGGCATCACCCAGCACATCGGCGCCTACCAGATCGAATTCAACAACCGTCGTATCACTTTCCTGGATACGCCCGGCCACGCCGCGTTCACAAAAATGCGCGCCCGCGGCGCGAGCGTGACGGATGTCGCGGTGCTTGTGGTGGCGGCCGACGACGGCTTCATGCCTCAGACGGACGAAGCCCTGAAGCATGCCCAGAACGCCAAGGTCTCGCTCATCGTTGCAGTCAACAAAATGGACGTCAAGGGAGCCAACCTCGACCAGGTCAAGGCCCAGATGCAACAGCGTGGCATCGCTCCCGAAGACTGGGGTGGTGAAGTGATCACCGTCCCGGTTTCGGCGATCAAGGGTACGGGCATCAACGACCTGCTCGAGATGGTCCTCCTACAGGCCGACGTGCTTGAGCTGAGGGCGAATCCAAAGGCTGAGGCCTCCGGTGTCGTCATCGAATCCCAGGTCGACGTGGGCCGCGGCCCGCTTGCCACACTACTGGTGCAACGCGGGACGCTCCGCGTCGGAGACGCCCTCGTTTGCGGATCGCACTGGTGCAAAGTGCGCGCCATGTTCGACGACAAGGGCCAGAACATCAAAGAGGCGCTGCCGTCGACTCCCGTGCGCGTGATTGGCTGGTCCGGTACGCCGGACAGCGGCGCCACCTTCAAGGCGGTGAAGAATGCCCGCGAGGCCGAGAACTTGGCCGACGAGGAGCAGATGAAGCTGAAGAAGGTCGCGACCACCACGGCCGCCGCGCCCAAGGAGGTCTCGGTCGAGAGCCTGTTTGCGAATATCGCCGCCACCCAGCAGAAGGTGCTCAAGCTCATCATCAAGACGGACGTCTTCGGCTCATCCGAAGCGGTTCGCCACGTGCTTGAGGGCATCAAGAGCTCCAAGGTCTCGGTGGACATCGTCTCGACCGATGTCGGCTTAGTCACCAAGAACGACGTGCTCATGGCCAGCACAGGAAGCGCCGTGATCATCGGCTTCAATACGAAGCTCGAGAATGGCGTGACTCCCCTCGCGAAGCACCATGGGGTCCGGATCGAGACTTTCGACATCATCTATGAGCTCGGCGACAAGGTCCGGGAGATGATGGCAGACCTGCTCGATCCCGAGCTCAAGGAGGTCAAGCTGGGTGCCGCGGAAGTACGCGCGACGTTCCCGCTTGCCAAGGGCTTTGTCGCAGGCTGTCTCGTCACCGAAGGCAAGGTCACCCGCAATGCCTCGGCGCGTGTCCGCCGCGGTCGGGAAATTGTCACCGAGGGCAAGGTCGCCACGCTCAAGCGCTTCAAGGACGACGCCAACGAAGTTCGCGCCGGTCTTGAGTGCGGCATCAAGCTCGACGATTACAACGGCTACCAGAGCGGTGACATCATCGAGTGTTTCGAGATCCAGAAGGTTCGCGCCGCCCTCTAA